A genomic region of Procambarus clarkii isolate CNS0578487 chromosome 30, FALCON_Pclarkii_2.0, whole genome shotgun sequence contains the following coding sequences:
- the LOC123765584 gene encoding uncharacterized protein, producing MAHQELQNIQDGDTSYVCGECFQLFTSMEYFNYHHCTPLKYSTASGYQEVSCIEESFSSLDEKDYGSTGTETVMDEAVATILGEKMDLPESRRNSCSMTLDEPTIQLNTCVANNKIMHGPYQPLPNARSISQFEGSQMDLYPAQYVEQSIEHLSIVDQHVGPVVEHIVENIENTLENTEEMHFGPGMTVESVEIPSSNVYIFDNPVYLNRLMKDNTCGKRVRHDAPYIHRLGPWDDKSSQLLIHLLKVYPEAYFIWGKNCKRTEAWELIRYKLSEAGHHFTVLQIRMRWRELCKRYRNIVNHNDQHDTKRTCQYFDDLNDLFGVWDSKATLLLIRELGANPAKRFGQNGGTRMRYKTWKQVQDALSEHGYEYTAHQVHGRWNALVTLYRKMAEHNCNESKEIMTVAYQDAIETVFKYVPERKSKLAKIRAKQGQTVKEFQKKWTLHAEQILLRGYKEKIELFIKSKNKREVWEQIVKMMEDDDHHTSVEKVRTRFYELSKQYEAVLRHNSQPGTLYRESKHHEILADIYSSHNCWPHDGSTMKSDNSSSLRLRQMKAQMVWSDEESRAVLTLYPQVLIEHLRNGDQPPLEELWVQLAKYLFSTHNFFKQPYEIEEHVALLRQGYKSQNPFPFRAEMELLEETERTLCFSPESPSTVLAQVAQYWSHSAAHCMLNYVIHYYQEGIKVFKENLFDIINDDMKKLGYRYTTEECRQFYQLLKKIYKKKVEVLKEGKDTFKLCPYMDKMEELEAAMIKTEFTVTDKVYMKTVTAASSSLEEIEGSDEKSKRASLEVELLRIKMQLMHVDCVSPLLPVKGIAHVLLKFLNEENSIHGLDNCINLERISTILHPHINILNLISQSGLQCTHYKSQPDTARKLRKTNLPHKSGSIKWTTDNICIMLDTVKEWQLLCHDDAEVEATRAEGHPMWNEVAYRLSRRYKKCPNVCQKFFTNLCHNYVKYRVSRSSSTKMPETLCKNKKIKNLLHTVLSRVGSCDAEWDIRDVSWASETSSWTMAEILELLFTVRELWSGGTSIDWKQVSLMMKAGGHQREANCCYSKFHQLYSGYQAAYAYNQKYSIRERRRPSFYFKIHSLFGYREIIPGCDFEPVTSEDKDLDVDEQEVIEVLLAEMKDMKGLTLHSVPRLPLLLSLSHFLDEHYQHRPNTFTPYQIWHLLVQLHNAQLETVQEGSEGPFGADLDGLWQGHSSPLQAYGLHAVPLPGWQLICDWSEAELDILTKSAMEWKMNSSQDISMSEVFSEALKAENYNKTAKQCRNQWHYMINVVKHGGYQRYKNHIDLVSLLQTSLPKQTSSCKNKSSITKLCKERKNVSHSFVSYGDRNSSQNLDQNMPNVFVTNRTTIVERENINVLPKDSQVSEHSNAVDNLMSLSEISNNVTEGKLKNTVKSSDEKVIKKRILHLLMTNISKKDKILVEVLSIAEKDNFNVIECQAEDGHQKRILKLHYPVKHTLPTNVKYITIPKMLVYPAYIDPAAQDSPILSTKRNGRESYCYTSDFKLTNHQTKILECATSNLRLQIREKQRYLYRGSHKGRLRESSIKQVKINGRVLSVCRVVSKNNISRIILKMKRRGSQLQMMKTRKVLKLALKKQFSEY from the exons ATGGCACACCAAGAATTGCAAAATATACAGGATGGA GACACTTCTTATGTGTGTGGAGAATGTTTTCAGCTGTTTACTTCTATGGAGTACTTCAATTATCATCATTGCACACCTTTGAAGTACAGTACAGCTAGTGGATATCAGGAAGTCAGCTGCATTGAGGAGTCTTTTTCTTCTCTAGATGAAAAAG ATTATGGAAGCACAGGGACTGAGACTGTCATGGACGAAGCTGTTGCTACCATTCTGGGAGAAAAAATGGATTTGCCAGAGTCTCGGAGAAATTCTTGCTCAATGACGCTTGATGAACCTACCATCCAGCTTAACACATGTGTTGCTAATAACAAGATTATGCATGGACCATATCAGCCCTTACCAAATGCAAGGAGTATTTCACAGTTCGAAGGAAGCCAAATGGATTTGTATCCTGCTCAATATGTGGAACAATCCATTGAACACTTGAGTATTGTTGATCAGCATGTTGGGCCTGTTGTGGAACATATTgtagaaaatattgaaaataccTTAGAAAACACTGAAGAAATGCACTTTGGGCCAGGGATGACAGTGGAAAGTGTAGAAATCCCTTCGTCTAATGTTTACATCTTCGACAACCCTGTGTATCTCAATCGCCTAATGAAAGACAACACTTGTGGCAAACGAGTGAGGCATGATGCTCCCTACATCCATCGTTTAG GACCCTGGGATGACAAGTCTAGTCAACTATTAATCCATCTTCTCAAAGTGTACCCAGAGGCATATTTTATTTGGGGTAAAAATTGCAAAAGAACAGAAGCCTGGGAATTAATACGATACAAACTCAGTGAAGCTGGTCATCACTTCACAGTACTGCAG ATTCGCATGCGATGGAGAGAACTTTGCAAGAGATATCGCAACATTGTCAACCATAATGATCAGCATGATACAAAACGAACTTGCCAATATTTTGATGATCTTAATGACCTATTTG GGGTTTGGGATTCTAAGGCCACATTACTTCTGATCCGAGAATTAGGAGCGAACCCTGCAAAGAGATTTGGGCAGAATGGAGGCACTCGTATGAGGTATAAAACATGGAAACAAGTGCAGGATGCTCTGTCAGAACATGGATATGA ATACACCGCACACCAAGTTCATGGGCGGTGGAATGCACTAGTGACATTATACCGGAAGATGGCAGAACACAACTGCAACGAAAGCAAAGAAATAATGACTGTTGCCTATCAAGATGCCATAGAAACTGTGTTTAAGTATGTCCCGGAGCGTAAATCTAAGTTGGCTAAAATTCGTGCAAAGCAAGGCCAGACAGTTAAGGAATTTCAGA AAAAGTGGACCCTGCATGCTGAACAAATTCTTCTCAGAGGTTACAAAGAAAAAATTGAACTGTTTATTAAAAGTAAGAACAAGAGAGAAGTTTGGGAACAGATTGTGAAG ATGATGGAAGATGATGATCACCACACTAGTGTAGAGAAAGTTAGGACAAGATTCTATGAATTATCAAAGCAATATGAAGCTGTGCTACGTCATAATTCTCAGCCTGGTACCCTTTACCGTGAGTCCAAACACCATGAGATCTTGGCAGAT ATCTACAGTAGCCATAACTGCTGGCCTCACGATGGTTCCACAATGAAGTCTGACAACTCCAGTTCATTGCGATTGAGGCAAA TGAAAGCTCAGATGGTGTGGAGTGATGAAGAATCCCGAGCTGTTCTCACGCTGTATCCTCAGGTGTTAATTGAACACCtgaggaatggtgaccaaccacctCTAGAGGAGCTATGGGTCCAGCTGGCTAAATACCTTTTTTCAACACACAACTTCTTCAAGCAACCATATGAG ATAGAGGAACATGTAGCTCTACTTCGGCAAGGGTATAAAAGCCAAAaccctttccccttcagagcagagaTGGAGCTGCTGGAAGAGACTGAGCGTACCTTATGCTTTTCTCCCGAATCACCGTCAACAGTTCTTGCCCAGGTGGCTCAGTATTGGAGCCATTCTGCCGCACATTGTATGCTCAACTATGTCATACATTACTACCAAGAAGGAATAAAAGTATTTAAAGAAAATTTGTTTGATATTATCAATGATGATATGAAAAAGCTTGGCTACAG gtacactaCTGAAGAATGTCGGCAGTTCTACCAGTTGCTTAAAAAGATTTACAAAAAGAAGGTTGAGGTCTTGAAAGAAGGCAAAGACACCTTTAAGCTGTGTCCTTATATGGACAAGATGGAAGAACTGGAGGCAGCGATGATTAAAACTGAATTTACTG TAACAGATAAAGTGTATATGAAGACAGTCACAGCAGCTTCATCCAGTTTGGAAGAGATTGAAGGAAGCGATGAGAAGTCGAAGCGTGCATCACTGGAAGTGGAACTTTTGAGGATTAAAATGCAACTGATGCATGTTGACTGTGTTTCTCCCCTGCTACCCGTCAAGGGT ATTGCACATGTTCTATTGAAGTTTTTGAATGAAGAGAACAGTATTCATGGGCTAGATAACTGCATAAATTTAGAAAGAATTTCCACCATCTTGCATCCCCATATAAATATTTTGAACTTAATCTCAC AAAGTGGACTGCAATGCACACACTACAAATCACAGCCAGACACTGCAAGAAAATTGAGGAAAACAAATCTGCCACATA AGTCTGGTTCAATAAAGTGGACAActgataatatatgcattatgctGGATACTGTGAAGGAATGGCAGCTATTGTGTCATGATGATGCTGAAGTGGAAGCTACTAGAGCAGAGGGTCATCCTATGTGGAATGAAGTGGCATACAGATTAAGTCGACGCTATAAGAAATGCCCTAATGTATGTCAAAAGTTTTTTACAAAT CTGTGCCACAACTATGTAAAGTATAGAGTATCCAGAAGTTCTTCAACTAAAATGCCAGAGACTttgtgtaaaaataaaaaaataaaaaaccttTTACACACCGTTCTCTCTCGTGTGGGCTCTTGTGATGCAGAATGGGATATTCGAG ATGTGTCGTGGGCAAGTGAAACCAGTAGCTGGACCATGGCTGAAATATTAGAACTGCTCTTCACTGTCAGAGAACTATGGTCAGGAGGGACTAGTATAGATTGGAAACAG GTGAGTCTAATGATGAAAGCTGGCGGTCATCAAAGAGAGGCAAATTGTTGTTACTCTAAATTTCACCAACTATACAGTGGATACCAAGCCGCATATGCTTATAACCAAAAATATAGCATTCGGGAACGACGACGACCATCTTTTTATTTCAAGATTCATTCCTTGTTTGGCTACAGAGAGATAATTCCAGGATGTGATTTTG AGCCAGTGACTAGTGAAGATAAGGACTTGGATGTGGATGAACAAGAAGTGATTGAAGTATTGCTGGCCGAGATGAAGGACATGAAGGGCCTCACCTTGCACAGTGTTCCTCGCCTACCGCTTCTACTCTCTCTATCTCACTTCCTCGATGAGCATTACCAGCATCGGCCCAACACTTTCACACCATACCA GATTTGGCATCTGTTAGTACAACTTCACAATGCTCAGCTGGAAACTGTCCAGGAAGGTAGTGAGGGGCCATTTGGTGCAGACCTTGATGGCTTGTGGCAAGGACACTCGAGCCCTCTACAGGCTTACGGGCTTCATGCTGTACCTCTTCCAGGATGGCAGTTG ATCTGTGATTGGAGTGAGGCAGAATTGGATATTCTAACAAAGTCAGCCATGGAATGGAAGATGAACTCTTCACAAGACATATCTATGAGTGAGGTTTTCAGTGAGGCACTGAAAGCTGAAAATTATAATAAGACAGCTAAACAGTGTCGTAATCAGTGGCATTACATGATAAATGTTGTAAAACATGGTGGATACCAACGATATAAGAACCACATTGATCTTGTTTCTTTATTACAGACCTCTCTGCCTAAACAAACTAGTTCTTGTAAGAATAAAAGCAGCATCACAAAATTGTGTAAGGAAAGGAAAAACGTTAGTCATTCGTTTGTTTCGTATGGGGATAGAAATTCCTCACAAAATCTCGACCAAAACATGCCTAATGTATTCGTAACAAATCGGACCACTATTGTCGAGAGAGAAAATATCAATGTATTGCCTAAGGATTCTCAAGTGTCTGAACATTCTAATGCGGTAGATAATTTAATGAGCTTAAGTGAAATCTCAAATAATGTTACAGAAGGGAAATTAAAAAATACAGTTAAATCAAGTGATGAGAAGGTAATTAAGAAACGCATACTTCATCTATTGATGACAAACATTTCAAAGAAGGATAAAATTCTAGTGGAAGTTTTAAGCATTGCTGAAAAAGATAATTTCAATGTGATAGAATGTCAAGCAGAAGATGGGCACCAAAAAAGAATTCTAAAGCTTCATTATCCAGTCAAGCATACACTTCCTACTAATGTCAAATACATTACTATTCCCAAGATGCTTGTTTATCCAGCTTACATAGATCCTGCTGCTCAAGACTCCCCTATACTAAGTACCAAAAGAAATGGTAGAGAGTCATACTGTTATACTTCAGACTTCAAACTTACAAACCACCAGACAAAGATTTTAGAGTGTGCTACGAGTAACCTCCGACTTCAAATACGTGAAAAACAGAGATATTTATATCGAGGATCACACAAAGGAAGACTTCGGGAATCGTCAATTAAACAGGTGAAAATAAATGGGAGAGTATTGTCTGTGTGTCGCGTGGTGAGTAAAAACAACATTTCACGAATAATATTGAAAATGAAAAGAAGAGGGTCCCAATTGCAGATGATGAAGACAAGAAAGGTTTTAAAGCTAGCGTTAAAAAAACAATTTAGTGAATACTGA